A region from the Hydra vulgaris chromosome 10, alternate assembly HydraT2T_AEP genome encodes:
- the LOC100202753 gene encoding uncharacterized protein LOC100202753 isoform X2 encodes MKLFTLVVLTVATFAVNCRRSDVKEKKATIPFLSAIKAKFEPEFETKKNACEKKKKFKEVPSGKDDSPLQAYGYPEFNQNTKSITVDPKATLMLSNKVKQPIRIGSRDYVISGKAEEIVAFFECFGDYDIIGSELNADGRWPDNTGQIKIELQNVHPEKVNFEMTLFETMFDMAMDAILKVLDSTKVAASAYEIEQALKPIADYLPSPSEFIAKAKEVYVQKISKDKKKILMLNWLKEQDKKTMAKWEKSENVNKSDKLLMSLVMYTKPEKNLRTTYNTALSKISMKEIANILKLFFKTKKN; translated from the exons ATGAAACTGTTTACTTTGGTTGTGTTGACCGTTGCTACGTTTGCTGTCAACTGTCGGCGTAGCGATGTTAAAGAAAAGAAAGCTACAATACCATTCCTATCAGCAATCAAGGCCAAGTTCGAACCAGAATtcgaaaccaaaaaaaatgcgtgtgaaaaaaaaaagaaatttaaagag gTGCCAAGTGGTAAAGATGATTCACCTCTTCAAGCCTATGGTTACCCTGAATTCAATCAAAATACCAAAAGTATTACAGTAGATCCTAAAGCCACTCTTATGCTATCCAATAAAGTGAAACAACCAATTCGAATCGGTTCACGCGATTATGTGATATCTGGTAAAGCTGAAGAAATTGTTGCATTTTTTGAGTGTTTTGGAGATTACGATATCATCGGCTCTGAATTAAATGCAGATGGTCGCTGGCCTGACAATACAGGCCAAATAAAGATCGAGCTTCAAAATGTTCATCCCGAGAAAGTAAACTTTGAAATGACTCTTTTTGAAACCATGTTTGATATGGCTATGGacgccattttaaaagttcttgaTTCAACAAAAGTTGCTGCGTCAGCATACGAAATTGAACAGGCTTTAAAACCCATCGCGGATTATTTACCGTCACCATCTGAGTTTATTGCAAAAGCAAAAGAAGTCTATGTGCAAAAGATAtctaaagataaaaagaaaatacttaTGCTAAATTGGTTAAAGGAGCAAGACAAGAAAACCATGGCAAAGTGGGAAAAATCGGAAAACGTTAATAAGAGCGACAAGCTTTTGATGTCACTGGTTATGTATACCAAACCAGAAAAAAATCTACGGACCACCTACAATACCGCTCTGTCCAAAATTTCAATGAAAGAAATcgcaaatattttgaaacttttttttaagactaagaaaaattaa